The sequence TGATGGCAGTGATCAGAAAACAATGATCAGACTAGTTTGACCTGACGATAAGTAAACAGGAactcactctttacaactgaggtgagctgaaaagcatctcaggatgCACAACATGTGAAACCTTGAGGCGGATCGGCTACAGCAGCACAAGACAACAACATCAGGGTTCCACATTTGTCACCCAAGGCTACAGTGGGAAATTATGCTTTCTGTCTATGTTGTTAAAGAACAGGTTTCAAGTACATGACCTCTGGTTAGTATCTCTTAgctttatataattaattaattaattaattaattaattaattaattaattaattaattaattaattaattaattaaaactatgtactgcatcaatTGATGTTTTATAAGCTACTGAATAATAAGGGGAGgagaaatattattaaataaaaatatatttgctGGAATTAATGTAATAATTACAGCTAGAACTACTCATACAGCAATATATATTACCTTCTCTTGAAATTTTAGTTAAATATTTGTCATTTTCTCATTCATATATCATAggttattttataattaaacttAACTTATAAGtttaatagaaatagaataggatagaaaatgcagaccgaaaagttaagttaagttaagttaacttaacttaacttaacttaacttaacttaacttaacttaacttaacttaacttaacttttcggtctgcattttctatcccagatttttttttcctttaaaggcAATTGTTTAAGAATAGTGGTGGAAAAAATACCCCATTTTGGATTCTTCTACTCCAGAAACatttggtgtgtggtgtaaacgACACGCAATTTGCATAGTCAGTATGGAGAGCCCAGAAAATTTGActtaagcatgtgtgtgttaggtctCTCTACATGACTCACTTTCCCTGTGTAAACTACGCTGAGTCTTTCGGATTTCGGTCACCAACACCGAACACGACTCTATATGTGGGACTAtgtaataatctaataaatgGCCTGTGACTGTGCATAAGCTTGGTGATGttacgcgtgtgtgtgtgtgtgtgtgtgtgtgtaagcttaCCTCTCTCTCATGGGTAATGTAGGCTGTGTGCTGAGGAAGGAGAGCTGCTGTTCCAGACTGCACACACGGAAAGCCAGGTAACAGGATGACATAATCAGCAGGattatactgtacaaacacacacacacacctgattaaTAAAGAAATTGCACTAATTTTGCAAATCTGATTAtagaacagaaaaataaatgcttgaaataAATCCATGAGGTCCATAGCGCATGGTTTTATGTTCACTCACACAGCGCTGGCCAATAGAGGGCAATACAATAAAtcgaaatacacaatatattgACAACACTTCCGCTAATCACTGATAAAATCTGGCTTTTGTCTCTACTCATCTATAAACATTTCCTAAGAGACTCAGACAGAGTggatttgattttggcacataCAGCAGGATGAAGAACTTGAGGAGCTGATACTCCATGTGACCTAGCTCTGGTACAGGCTCAGTCAGCAGAATATCCTCAGCCTCGAGATGTCTCTCTGAAAAGCACAaacaaggaaaagaaaatgcataAAGTGCATTAGTGTATAAAGCCTTAAACTAGCTCATGTGGTGCTGGATCATAacttatatttatgtatatcaGAAATTTCAACAATGATTTAGGTTTTCAACTCCACACATTTCTTGTTATTATAGATCAGTTAGGGTATCTAATGTAATCCCATAAGAGGTGATTTCAAActaataaatagattttaatcatagatttaaatgtatttaaattaattttctattttaaaaattcttctGAACTGATATATTTCCGCAAAGCTGATgttcatacaaataaaatttgattcaTATTTGTTCTCTCtatattcactgatagagactttaagcactcttgtacgtcgctctggattctgccaaatgccagaaatgtaaatgtaaatgaattgaaTTCTGATGTAGTGAATTATAGCTGAAATAAATCTATCCTGCACTGACTGTTTTACAATCACCTCTGATGCAAACAGAACAGATGCCCTAATTGACTTATGGAGATGATTGATGATGTATGTTAAAATGAAATGCAGGGAGATATATCTTTAGCCGAGGTGTCTGTAAACTTTTGGCCTCAACGGTATGTGCAGCATTCATTTCTCTATTCCTTCAGTGTCAGTGGTTGGGTAAAAACCTCCAGAGTAACTagactataatatatataacattacaGTAGGATTATAACATGTGCCTAAATATCTAGGATAACATTAATTATCACTTTCTACAGATTTCCGCCTGACTCTATGAAAACTAATCATCAATGCCAAATGTTGAATTCGACTTAAAGAGCATGTGAAGATGTTTTGGTAAACCTGTCACATGTCTTATTCaggaaaatgtgtaaaaacaaTCATAATGTGTAAAGACTAACCTTGCTTTTCCTATACAGCTTTTACCGTATACTTTCCTCTTACTATCTCTGgatctgtatgtatgtatctttaCACAGCACATATCATGAAAGCAGTCTttacttatatttaaataaatatttgaactAGTGCTTAACAAGATAACAGAGTATGTGAGTTCTGGgctaaaacacaaataattgTGAAACCATGTTGTGTTCAAGGTGGACAGAGGCCTAGAAATACATCACTATAGTAACAGTCTGGTTGCTTAATACATAGTGTTTCAGCTTCTGTGTTTTGACTGGATGCAAAGCAGCACAATCATGGAGAGAGTATTATTCAAGGGGTAAAGATAAGAGATGAATAATATAAAGTGgaatttaatacatatatacacaccgatcaggtataacattatgaacactgaggggtgaagtgaataacactgatcatctcctcatcatggcacctgttagtgggatatattaggcagcaagtgaacattttgtcctcaaagttgatgtgttggggcaaaaaatgggcaagtgtaaggatttgagcgagtttgacaagggctaaattgtgatggctagaccactggatcagagcatctccaaaactgcagctcttgtggggtgttcccggtctgcagtggtcagtatctatcaaaagtgctccatggaaggtggccaaggctcattgatgttctgctggaaaaccttgggtcctgccatccatgtggatgttactttgacacgtatcacctacctaagcattgctgcagaccatgtaccCTCTTtgatggaaacggtattccctgatggctgtggcctctgtCAGCAGgttaatgcgccgtgccacaaagcaaaaaatggttcaggaatggtttgatgagcacaacaacgagtttgaggtgtttgttgacttggcctccaaaattccccagatctcaatccaatcgagcatctgtgggatgtgctggacaaacaagtctgatctatGGAGGCCCCctctcgcaacttacaggacttaatggatctgctgctaacatcttcagggatctggtggagtccatgcctcgacgggtcagggctgttttggggggaccaacacaatatcaggcaggtggtcataatgttatgcctgataggtgtaCATATAcatggggtccaaatgtctgagagcACTAACTAAAAAGCTtttgccttctttttttttctaatgtaaTGCAACGCTTCTGTGGTAAAAGCAGAAatctttgaaatatttatataaatttcagAAATTCTTAGCACTTGGCCTGGATTCCGGATATTTTAGGAAACACCTTATGAGTGTCGTCTTAACACACGCTTCAGTagaaaagatcagacatgaagAAAATCAGTTAACATGCACAACATCACACATTTGCTTATATTTAAATAGCGCCCTAGTGCAGATTCTTAAAAAATGGAAACTTTCAGATCTAATTGTTTAAGATCATGTGGTCGGTACTGTGTGTGgtattattatgtgtgtgtgtgtgtgtgtgtgtggtacctTGCAGTTGTGTTTCACTTGTAAACGAAGGCTTTTCTGCACTGCTGCTGGAATTTCCCAAAAGATCAGGGAGAGATGAGGAGACGGATGGGACTGAAGGCTTCCTGCGCCATTTTAACACGGCAGGGTAAGCGCTGGTCACCGGGAACTCATCCTGAGGGACAAAGAGAGcacagagataaagaaagagagataattTAGCAATTTTGCTTTTGAACTATGCTTTTGATATGCTTTGAAAAAATCACAATGGCTTCTaaaatttgttttgttattaatttGAACCTCTATCCTGGAATTGTTGGTCTATTTTCACTTTGCTGAAACAGTCAGCTACCTGCTGATAGATGAGCTGGTGGGACTCAGCATGTGATTCATCTTTACCTAAACTGACCtttagtacttttttttaatctggtcATTTCTCTAAAACTCTCATCCGTACACTGATCCAACTGACAATGTTCTAAAGCTTCAATTTCCACACTAAAGCCTCTGTCAACATCACACCAACATCACTCATGGATAACTCTGTTATCCATTGTTTATGTTCACTTTAATATTCAGCCCTATTACATGCCACTGTAACTGCACTAGCGATGTCCTCCTTTGACTTCAGCACAACTCACACCTGCTGTCGTCACACTGGAAAAGAAAACGCAACCAACTTCGATTgctaaatacataataaatagtTTAATCTAAACATATACCAGAATTTCGCTTGCACTAGTACAGTCCTGatattgtatgtatgtatctatctacACATGCATGCTATCGTTTTCTGAGTCAACAGTTTCAGCTAAGTTAAGTACAACAAACTGAACCTGGACTGAGTcaacagtgttgtgtaaagtGTAGCAGGATGTTCTATAAATACATGACAGATACACGCTGAAGTGGGTGAGCGTATAACCATAACATGGTGTTGTGCAACACTGAAGTTTCTTACAGTTGACAGAGAGCCAGGCTCTTCGAGATACTGCTTTAGACTCAGACTCTTCTTCCCATTGACCTGTGGATCATAGAATCATAGCGCCATGTGGTAaatgtgatggtgtgactgaGACGTGTGTTTGCTCTTGTACATGAGCGTGTTTGTTTTACCTGCAGATGGGTGCAAATTCTCCTGAGGACATCATAGACGCTGTCCCGAGACAGGAGTGAGACAAAAACATACTGAAGGAAGAGAGTTAGACGCAGATTTTCAGAAGCCGTCCTATATCATCGTGAATCATGGGAATATGGTGAATAATATTGGCTGATGAGTTCCaatcatttttcatttgaattatttattatagatcATTAACGAGtacatattttttcttttatcacaGAAGAATAATTAGGATTACTGAGATACCCATGTAACCAAAGTCAATGATCCAGAAATTCAGCtagtatttatttacagtgacGTGTCATTGAACTCTGCATTAAATGCTGCACAGTTTGTTTCTGCCATGTGATATTTGCCTGTCCCGTTTATTTCCATTGGCTCTGTAGAGGCCGCGTTGGGACTGACTGCAAACAGGAATACAATTAAACGTACAGTGTATGTCTGCATCAATGAGGATACCTTCTGACTGGTGTCTGTAGTGATGGCGAGGCCATTAGGGACCAGACCAGCTGTTTTGTGCTTCTTTACCAGACGAACTGAAACTACAGGAATAgccacctgagacacacacacacgttaataaCTAACCTGCTCCAGCCTCCCGCATTGTGACTCCTTGTTTCATTTACCTAGTTAAAGCACATTCAAATCAGTTACAAgggagtaaaaaataaaagtcttatGTAACTACGTCctctgaaatgaaacaaaggTTCAACCAGCAGGAAAGCAAACAAAGTTCCTGATAGCGGGTCAAGAGTTGAGGATGTACTGAGTCTGTGATTGGGTCACGAGATGTGTTTTACTGACCTCTGCGCATATTTATCGGAAGGAGCAAAAGCACTGATCAATGATCTCACCTGAGAAGGTTTAATTAATAGTAAATACGTGAGATCCTGatttgaaaaacaaatgaaaacacacaaagCACATGATTTCCTTTCTTCTGTCTGCTTTATGCtgtctggatttttttattgttttaggATGAACCTGATGCAATCTGGACAGATTGTATAGGctgaaaggagagaaaaagataaCTATGGTGCTATTCAGAACAATTTCGAAAAGGAACAGTGATTAACTGAAAGCAATGTGAAGCTTATTATCCGTTAGGTTTGTGTATAATGGTCCTACCATCTGTACTGCTCAGAAGAAGAATTTTATATAATGAGTTACTCCTACACCATCGAAACTCTCTTAACTTTTAACAGGGATAACTTTAGACCTCAGGTGAACAGTGACCCACTCAAGAGAAAGTGAAACTTATAGCTTCTGTGGAAAATATACAGAGCATGTGTGCATAAGTGAAACGACTCTCCTTATTATAAAAGTACACAGTCTACTTCTCCCACACTCCCAGAGCTAACCTTGATGTCCTTGCCAAACAGGTTAGCGTAGAAACACAGCCAGTTGCGGGAGATATAGAGTCGTCCTTGCAGCAAGATGTCCCTTAGGAGAGCGCACGAGTACACTAAAAGTCGGAGCAGAAATGTAATTAGGGTTATTTTTCCTGCCTATGAAATGGTTTCAGACTCTACACCTGCCAAAACGAATGCACTGTGGTAACGATTTACATTTCTGCTGAATGTGTACTGTAACTGAAATGTGCCAACACAACGAGTTACATAAACCCATTCAACTCTGTGTTGTACGTTGAAACAGATTCGACGATGAGTATGTTTATAGCTAAACCAGAACGACCCATGCGACTCACACATCATCTGAGACAGAAAACCTCATAGCGTACCTTTCATGAGGATCTCCTCTTTGGGAATGTTCTGGAAAAGTTTGTGGTACTGAGAGTTGTACTTGCTGACAGTCTGTAAGGGGAGACAGGGCGGTGGGGTTAGATGGTGAGAGCTCCGTCTGCCTGCCTGCTCGCATTCGACATTAAACATCTTAATCTTCTTGGTACAATCTGTGTGTCATCTCTGACAACACTATACAGTCCACGGGCATGAtaggagaaagaaaaatgaataaattgcaaagcttttattttttacaacttGCTCAGTATGCCCAACACTTTTCTTCATACTTGAACATAATATCCAGTCAATCACAAGACACCAATGATGAGTAAACTATGTGCACTAACACTGAGCGTTCCTCATTTTCTCTGCGTAACCCTGCGTTTTCAAACTGACCTCCATTTTCTAAGAGCAGAATTATCCGTATTTGCTCAGATACATTGTGGtctataaataaagtatataaaaatCTACATTAACCCTAGACTTAATGGACATCCGGTACATTTATACATCGAGCATTCTGTGGAAGTGAAACGATAGGATAAATTCTACAATTTTGCTGAAGAAGCCTTTTATAAAAACACTACAGGTTGAAGGAAAAGTTAAGGACCGACGGGGATCCATGGCGATCCAAGAGTAAAATACGGAAAAACAGGACTCAGTGCCTGAGGAAAAGCATAGAGcgtataataaatacaaaattagCTATACGTAGTTTTACACTcatttaacctttttttaacTACGTGCAAATTCAGTcatttatagaaaaatatatcaCAAATATGTTCTAAGGATAATACAAGATCACCCCTAATTCCTGCCATGACCTCTTTCCTCACCTTGATCCACTTTCCGAATCTCCCTGACTCCAACACCATCCTACTGCTTACTGTATTAGACTCCATGACTCTCACCCTCTCAGCCCTTTGTGAACTCGTATCTCATTCCTCCACTCCAGTTTATCCCCGAGACTCTACATCCTTAATCTGCTTATCTTTACCTGTTGGGAATGGAAAGTCTCACACCTGCTTCTCGACTGGAAACAAGCAGAGATTTCCACTTGATAAAAACCTTATTGATCACCATCAGCGA comes from Hemibagrus wyckioides isolate EC202008001 linkage group LG14, SWU_Hwy_1.0, whole genome shotgun sequence and encodes:
- the LOC131364541 gene encoding GRAM domain-containing protein 2A isoform X4 — translated: MESNTVSSRMVLESGRFGKWIKTVSKYNSQYHKLFQNIPKEEILMKVYSCALLRDILLQGRLYISRNWLCFYANLFGKDIKVAIPVVSVRLVKKHKTAGLVPNGLAITTDTSQKYVFVSLLSRDSVYDVLRRICTHLQVNGKKSLSLKQYLEEPGSLSTDEFPVTSAYPAVLKWRRKPSVPSVSSSLPDLLGNSSSSAEKPSFTSETQLQERHLEAEDILLTEPVPELGHMEYQLLKFFILLIILLIMSSCYLAFRVCSLEQQLSFLSTQPTLPMRER
- the LOC131364541 gene encoding GRAM domain-containing protein 2A isoform X2, translated to MMAEQMDQSDDTGLVIPPETSDPQKDDETHCPQHFRQGIMLQLIDDLSYEDVKKCYRGSTVSKYNSQYHKLFQNIPKEEILMKVYSCALLRDILLQGRLYISRNWLCFYANLFGKDIKVAIPVVSVRLVKKHKTAGLVPNGLAITTDTSQKYVFVSLLSRDSVYDVLRRICTHLQVNGKKSLSLKQYLEEPGSLSTDEFPVTSAYPAVLKWRRKPSVPSVSSSLPDLLGNSSSSAEKPSFTSETQLQERHLEAEDILLTEPVPELGHMEYQLLKFFILLIILLIMSSCYLAFRVCSLEQQLSFLSTQPTLPMRER
- the LOC131364541 gene encoding GRAM domain-containing protein 2A isoform X1 produces the protein MRCELQELFFGRLSMMAEQMDQSDDTGLVIPPETSDPQKDDETHCPQHFRQGIMLQLIDDLSYEDVKKCYRGSTVSKYNSQYHKLFQNIPKEEILMKVYSCALLRDILLQGRLYISRNWLCFYANLFGKDIKVAIPVVSVRLVKKHKTAGLVPNGLAITTDTSQKYVFVSLLSRDSVYDVLRRICTHLQVNGKKSLSLKQYLEEPGSLSTDEFPVTSAYPAVLKWRRKPSVPSVSSSLPDLLGNSSSSAEKPSFTSETQLQERHLEAEDILLTEPVPELGHMEYQLLKFFILLIILLIMSSCYLAFRVCSLEQQLSFLSTQPTLPMRER
- the LOC131364541 gene encoding GRAM domain-containing protein 2A isoform X3, with product MFNVECEQAGRRSSHHLTPPPCLPLQTVSKYNSQYHKLFQNIPKEEILMKVYSCALLRDILLQGRLYISRNWLCFYANLFGKDIKVAIPVVSVRLVKKHKTAGLVPNGLAITTDTSQKYVFVSLLSRDSVYDVLRRICTHLQVNGKKSLSLKQYLEEPGSLSTDEFPVTSAYPAVLKWRRKPSVPSVSSSLPDLLGNSSSSAEKPSFTSETQLQERHLEAEDILLTEPVPELGHMEYQLLKFFILLIILLIMSSCYLAFRVCSLEQQLSFLSTQPTLPMRER